ACATCACGGCCCTGGAGATGCAGGGCTGCTCCATCTCCGTCCTGCGGCTTGATGATGAGATGACGGAACTCTGGGACGCGCCCGTGCACACCCCCGCGCTGCGCTGGGGCCTGTAACCGTGGTTTTGGACGTCAACTGGGCCGTGAAGTGGCTGACGCTGTGTGCGCAGGCCATGGCTGAACACCGCGTTGAACTCATCGAACTGGACCGGGCCATTGGGGACTCGGACCACGGCGAGAACATGGACCGCGGGTTTCAGGCTGTGCTGGCCAAGCTCGGCGAATCAACACCGGAGACGCCCGGCGCTGCGTTGAAGATGACCGCCATGACGCTGATGTCCAAGGTCGGCGGCGCCGCAGGCCCCCTCTACGGCACGGCCTTCCTTCGCGCCGCCACCGCACTTGGAGATTCCGCTGAGGTTGATGCGGCCGCCCTGGCCGGGGCCCTGGCGGCTGCGCGGGACGGGATTGTGGCGCGCGGGAAGGCGGAGTCCGGGGACAAGACCATGGTGGACGCCTGGACTCCAGCTGTCGACGCTGCCCGGGCGGCAGCTGACGGCGGCAGCGCGGATGTCCTGGGCGTCCTGGTGGCGGCCGCCGAGGCAGCGGAGGCCGGGGCCGTGGCAACCGATCCGATGGTCGCGCGGAAAGGCCGGGCCAGCTACCTGGGCGAACGCAGCGCCGGCCACCGGGACCCCGGCGCGGTGTCCAGCGCGCTGATCCTGCGCGCAGCCGTTGGGGCGGCTGCGTGACCGTCAGCATCGTTGTGGTGTCCCATAGCGAAAAAATTGCCGACGGCGCCGTGGAGCTTGCCGCCCAAATGGCGCCGGACGTGATGATCCTGCCTGCCGGCGGCACCGACGACGGCAGGATCGGTACCAGCCTGGAGAAGGTCCTCGCAGCCCTGGAAAAGGCCGGCGAACAGGCAGGAGGGGAGCCTGGCCCGGATGGAACCGTGGTCATCACGGACCTGGGATCGGCAGTGATGACAGCGGAATCGGCGCTCGAATTCCTGGAGAACCCGGCCGGCGTCCTGCTCGCCGACGCGCCGCTGGTAGAAGGTTTGGTAGCCGCCGCCGTCGCTGCCCAGGGTGGAGCTGACGTGCAAGCGGTACGGAAAGCGGCTGAAGCTGCAAGGGGCCCGGCGCATCCGGCTGGATCGGCCGCATCCGGGGCGGTGGAGCCTGTCACCAGCGCCCCGCCCGACAGCACCGGGGACTTCGAACTGGTCAACCAGGCAGGCATGCACGCGCGGCCTGCCGCAAAGGTGGCCGGGGGACTGGCTTCCCTGGATGCCGAGGTCACCATCAACGGCGTGGATGGCGCGTCCATGACCGGGTTGATGACCCTGGGCGCCGGCAAAGGCACCGTGCTGCACGTGGAAGCGTGGGGCCCCGATGCGGAACGTGCCGTGGAGTATGTGGGCGGCCTGGTGGAGGCCGGATTCGGCGAGCCCTGACCACCCCGGCCGTTCCTGCTAATAAGCTCGGTGGCATGGAACGGCCGCTTACAGACAACTCCCAGGAAATCGAAGTGCTGGACGGCCAGATCTCCGTGGAGGAACTGCTCGCTGAACTCGGCTTCAACTGGACGGCAGAACCTGTGGGCGGTGGCCCGGCAGGCGGGACTTCCGAGGGCGAAGAGTACAGCCAGCCCGCGCTGTTCTAGCTGCCTGCTCCTGGTCCGGTCCGGGTACCACTAACCCAGCGGGAAGACGCCGATAAACCAGAACGAAACCACGGCAAAGACTGCGAAAAACGCAATCAGGCAGCCCATTACGGTACGCGGTTCTGAGGAAACCTGGAGCGACTCGTTCGGGTTGACCGGGTTGTAGGCAACCTCGATCAGCGAGCCCGGCGCCGGCTGCTCCACTGTCGAAATTTCTGACTTGCCCATGAAGAGGGTGCCCCGCGGATCGGTGAACTGGTAGGTGGGGTAATAGCGCAGGTTACGGCTGGAGCCGCCTGTTCCACCGATCCATCGGGTGGCGCTGCCGGTGACAGTAGCCTGCGCCTTGGGCCACGCAGCCATCTGCTGGCTCTGGCGCTTGGTCCTGCGTGCCGCGTAGACCAGTGAAAATATGGCGGCCGCAACAAACAGCGCCCACACGATGTACAGAATGGTTTTCATGGTTCCCCCGGTTCCGGTCACCAAGAAGTATGCCATCCCGGCCCCCGCGGCCGGTTGCTCAGGCTGGTAGCCGGAAGCCGCCGTCGTGCATCTCCGCCAGCCCGTCCGCCAGCAGCCCTGCCAGCGCCCGGTCCAATTGCTCGGGGGCGGAGTTGAGCCGGTGCAGGGCGGCCAGGGGCACGCCGATTCCCTCCGGCGCGTAGCCAAGATCGGCGGGTTCGCGGTGGAACATGTCCGGCGGCACGGGTGCGTCCGCCAGCCGCAGCACGGCCAGCACGGCGCCCCGGACCTGGCGGTCGGTGCCGTGCCAGGACTGCCCTTTGGGAACGTACGACGGCGGCGGCTCACCGGCGGCGAGCCAGGCGCAGGAGTCTCTCACGGGACAGTCGGCGCACTTGGGGGCGCGGGCCGTGCACACCAGCGCCCCCAGTTCCATGACTGCGGCGTTCCAGCGCACGGAGGTTTCGTCGTTGTCCGGCAGCAGGGCGGCAGCAAGGCGCATTTCCGCCGCCGTCAGGGCCGGGGCCGGTAGCGCTGTGCCGGTGATGAGCCGGGCGTGCACCCTGCGGATGTTGGTGTCCACCACCGTTTCCCGACGGCCGTAGGCAAAAGCTGCTACGGCCGCGGCGGTGTAGCTGCCCACGCCGGGAAGGGTCAGCAGTTCCGCGTAAGTGTCGGGGACCTTGCCGGCGTGGTCCTGCACGATGGCGGTGGCCGCCGCGTGCAGCCTCAGGGCCCGCCGTGGGTAGCCCAGCCGGCCCCAGGAACGGACAGCTTCGCCTGCCGGTTCACCTGCCAGGCCGGCGGGAGTGGGCCAGCGCTTGAGCCACTCATGCCAGACGGGCAGCACCCGGACCACAGGCGTCTGCTGCAGCATGATCTCGCTGACCAGCACGCCCCAGGGGGAGCAGCCAGGGTCCCGCCACGGCAGGTCGCGGGCAATGCCGGCGAACCAGCCATTGATCCGCCGGTGCAGCAGCTCCAGGTCCGCGGAGGCGACTGATGCGTCCGTAATGGGGGAGGTTTGAGTTTCGATGCCAACACTGTAGTGGATGGATTCCGGCGGGCCGAAAACCGGGTGTGACCAGAGCAATGGGCCGGCGGCGGCGTGGTGGCCGTGCAGAACCGGAGGCGTTCCCTAGCCTAGAAGGATGGGCAGGCAAGGCAATTCATCAGCACGCGGCACGTCGGGTTCCAGCAGCGTCCGGAAACCGAGCGCCGCTGTATACCGCCGCCGCCGGCTGGTCGCTGGCGGTGCCCTGCTGCTGGTGATCGCACTCGTGGTCAGCGGTTTCGCCTTGGCGGGTGCCTTCAAGGGCGGATCGCAGCAGGCCTCCTCCACCCAGCCTTCTCCCACCGACCCTGCCTCCGCGAATCCGGCGGCCTCAGCCACACCCTCCGCTTCCGCCTCGGCAACTGCTTCCGCCACGCCGTCGCCCACTGCCTCCGCAACCCCCACCTGCAACCAGAACCTGGTGACCGTCACTGCCACCACGGACAAACCCGCCTACGGCCCCGGTGAAAACCCGATGCTCACGCTCAAGGTGACCAACGGAGGCAAAGTCCCCTGTGAGGTCAACATAGGCACCTCGCAGATGGAATTCCTGGTGACCAGCGGCTCGGACCGGATCTTTTCTTCCAAGGACTGCCAGGCGTCCAGCGAGGACCTGGTGAAGGTCATTGCGCCCGGCGCCAGCGAAACAGCCAACTTCCCGTGGAACCGGAACCGCAGCACCGATGGCTGCAAAGAGGTGGCCGCTGCTCCCGGCGGTGGCGGGGCGTACTACATCTTCACCGCGAAGCTGGGCTCACGGGCCAGCCCCAAGGCGGTCTTCCAGCTGAACTGACTATTCCGTCCCCATCGATTGCTCCGTAGTTGTCGTTTTGAGGCGTGAAAACGACAACTACGGAGCAATCGATGGGGTTTAGCCGTGGCGCTGGGGGCAGTGCTGCAGGGGCTGAACCGGCGCGGTGCTGGGTTTAGCCCGGGGTGTCTAGAGGAACCGGTCCAGGAGGCTTGCTTCGGCCATCCGGCTCAGGCCCTCGCGTACGGTCCGGGCACGCTGGTCGCCGATGCCATCAACGGTCATGAGATCGTCGATGGTTGCGGCCATCAGGAACTGCAGGCCCCCGAAATGGTCCACCAGGCGGTCCGCAACGGCCTTGGGCACTGCCTTGAGGCCGGACAGCAGGCGGTAACCGCGGGGCTGGACCACTGCATCCAGGTTCGCCTCGCCGCCGGCAAACCCAACTATTGCCGAAATCTTGCCCAGGTCGATCAGCTCGGTGGGGCCCAGGTTGACCAGCTCGGTGACGGCTTTTTCGATATCCTCGGCGGAGGCGTGGGGGCTGGCGTAGTCCCGGATGATGACGTCGCTGCCCGGGCCACGCCCCACGGTGAGTTCGTCCAGCTGGAGGGAGAGGAGGCGGCCGTCCTCGCCCAGTTCCAGGACGTACTGCGAGATTTCCTCTGAAATGCGGCGGACCATTTCCTGCCGCTGGAGGGTGACGGCCACATCCCGCACGGTCACCATGGCTTCGATTTCCAGGGCTGAGAGCGAACTGGTGACCTGGTCCAAGCGGGCGCGGTAGCGCTCCAGGGTGGCAAGGGCCTGGTTGGCGCGGGCCAGGACGTTTTCCGAGCCCTCCAGGACGTGCCGCAGGCCGTTGACGTAGAGGGCGATGATCTGCATGGACTGGCTGACCGATATGACAGGTACGCCCGTCTGCTTGGCCACCCGTTCCGCCGTGCGGTGGCGGGTGCCGGACTCCTGGGTTTCGATGCTGGAGTCCGGGACCAGCTGGACCGCGGCGCGCAGGATGTTGCCCGCGTCCTTGTCGCAGATGATGGCGCCGTCCATCTTGGCCAGCTCGCGCAGACGGGTGGGCGAGAATTCGATGCCGATATCGAACCCGCCCGAGCAGATGGAATCGATAGTGCGGTCAGACCCCAGCACGATGAGCGCGCCGGTGCGTCCGCGCAGGATCCGTTCCAGGCCGTCGCGGAGGGGAGTTCCGGGTGCAACCCTGCCCAGAGTGGCCCTCAGCGATTCTTCGGGGCTCCGCGCCATAGGTATGTCCCTTCAAAGGTGCGGACCGCCGCCCGCAGGAATGCCGGCATCAGTAGTTGGCCGGCAGGATCAGAAAGTGCTCTGATTCCCCGCAAGCTCAATGATAGGGGTAAGAAGCCCAAGTTCCGCACGGGCAAGCCCCAAAGTGCCTCATTAGGGGGTCTCGGAAAGTACCGGGAAAACGCGCTCGACGGCGGGTGCGGGCAGGGCATTTTTCCCCCTTTAAGTCCCGGGTGGAGTGCCGTTGCCTAGACCATCCCTCCCAATGGCGAGATGGCCCTGGTGCTGCTGTCCCAGAGGCGCGCCCCCGTGCCCTGGCCTTCAAGGCGCAGGTCCAGCAGGTCCATGGCTGTTCCGAGTTGGTGGCCCGGAATACGGCGGGAGATGGTGACGTGCGGCGTCCATGCCCCCGGCAGTGTCAGCGGCAACGCACCAGACAGGCCCTGGTGGAGGCACCTGTGCAGGTCCAGCAGGGGAGCGGTCAGCAGGACGGCCCTGGCCAGGACATACTTGCCCGGCCCCGCGGGGAAAACGATGGCGCCGGAGAACGTGACGTTCACGGGCAGCGCCTGCCACGGACCATCCCCATCAGCCCGCAGGTCCGTCCCGGCGGCAAGCGTGATGTGCGGGCTGTTGCTGGGGGAGCTGTGCGCTGCAAGGCTCGGAAGGCCCGCGGCCTGCAGCCGCGCCCAGTCCGCCCTGATCAGGGAATCGGTGGGGCCGTCAAAAAACAACTCGATGCTGCGCATGAACCCATCATGCGGGATCAGCGCTTGAGGTCCCTGAGCATCCGCTCCAGGTCCCTGCTGACTTTTGAAAGGGAGGCGGCCCGAAGCGCCTTGTGTTCTTCCGCTGTCTGGACTCCGCGCTTTCGCGGTGAGCCGGCGGAAAGGCTGGGATCGGGACGCTGTGCCGCGGACGCGTCGAAGCTGTCGACGGCACCGAAGCGGTCGGCAAGGTTGGTGGCCAGCGGGTCGAAGAAGAGGTTGCCGGTGAAGGTGGCGCCATGCATCATGCGCCCAAGCTAACGTCCCGGCATTTCGCGGCTTTGAACGTTCGGTTTCGCCTTCGTTAAGCGGCGCCGCTGCCGTTTGCGGCCCTGCGATAAACTTGTACTTTGGCCGTTTGCCAACGACATTCCCCGCCCATGAGTCGCAGCGCAGTTCCCGACAGGCCCTGGGCAGCCACAACCGCAGCGAAAGTAGCACCGTGTCCCAAGATGTCCTGACCCCCGCCCGGATCTCCGAGATTCACAAGGAGGCGGGCCGCCGCAGGACCTTTGCCGTCATTTCCCACCCCGACGCCGGCAAGTCCACGCTCACCGAAGCGCTGGCCCTGCACGCAAAAGTGATCGGCACCGCGGGCGCCTCCAGCGGCAAGGCCAACCGCAGGGAAACCGTCTCCGACTGGATGCAGATGGAAAAGGACCGCGGCATCTCCATCAGCTCGGCCGCCCTGCAGTTCTCCTACCGTGACACCGTGATCAATCTCCTCGATACCCCCGGCCACGCCGACTTTTCCGAGGACACCTACCGCGTGCTGGCCGCCGTCGACTGCGCCGTGATGCTGGTGGACGCCGCAAAGGGCCTGGAAACCCAGACCATGAAACTCTTCGAGGTCTGCAAGCAGCGCAACCTGCCCATCATCACCGTCATCAACAAATGGGACCGCCCGGGCCTGGACGCCCTGGCGCTCATGGACGAGATCACCGAACGCACCGGCCTGCAGCCCATGCCGCTGACCTGGGCCGTGGGCATTTCCGGCGACTTCCGCGGCGTTTGGGACCTGCGCAACGACCGCTTTGCCCGGTTCCAGCGCAACAACGCAGGCGCGCAGATCGCCATCACCGACTACTTCACCCCGGAGGAAGCCGCGGAAGACCAGGGCAGCAACTGGTCCGACGCCGTGGACGAGGCGGGACTGGTGATCGAGTCCAACCTCGAATTCGACGTAGACGCCTTCCACGCCGGCCAAGCCACCCCCATCCTCTTCAGCTCCGCCGCGCTGAACTTCGGCGTCAAGGAACTGCTGGACGCACTGGTGGACTTTGCGCCGCCGGCATCCCCGCGCCCGGACGTGGACGGCAACCCGCGCCCGGTGGAATCCCCGTTCTCCGGCTTCGTGTTCAAGGTCCAGGCCGGCATGAACAAGGCCCACCGCGACCATGTCGCCTTCATTCGCGTCTGCTCCGGCGTCTTCGAACGCGGCATGGTGGTTACCCAGACCCGTACCGGCAAGTCCTTCGCCACCAAGTACGCGCAGCAGGTGTTCGGCCGCGAACGCGAAGTCATCGACGAGGCCTACCCCGGGGACGTTGTCGGGCTGGTCAACGCGTCCTCGCTGCGCGTCGGTGACAGCCTGTTCCTTGAGGAAGCCGTGGAGTACCCGGCCATCCCGCTGTTCGCCCCTGAGCATTTCCAGGTGGCCCGGTCAAAGGACCCCAGCAAGTTCAAGCAGTTCCGCCGCGGCATCGAGCAGCTCGAACACGAGGGCGTCATCCAGCTGCTCCGCTCCGACCTCCGCGGTGACCAGGCGCCGGTGCTCGCCGCCGTCGGACCCATGCAGTTCGAAGTGGTGGAGGACCGCATGGCGCACGACTTCAGCGCCCCCATGCGCCTGGAACGCCTGCCCTACTCCCTGGCAAGGATTACGACGGCGGACGCCATGCCGGCGCTGGCCAACGTACCGGGCGCGGAGGTGCTTTTGCGGTCCGATGGCGAGTACCTCGCCTTGTTCAACGACGTGTGGGCGCTGCGGCGGATTGAGAAGAACCACCCGGACCTGACGCTTGTGCCCATCGGCACGCATAACCCGGCGAAGTAGGGTGGCCAACCTTCCGGCGGGCCCGGCACAGGCCCGCGCCGTGGTGACCGGAATCGGCACAATTAATCCGCTCGGTGCCACGGTCAAGGAGACCTGGGAGGCCCTGCTCGACGGGCGGTCCGGGATTGCGGTGCTGGAGCAGGACTGGGCGGAGCAGCTGCCGGTCAGGATCGCCGGGCAGGTGACGACGGATCTTGCGGAGCACCTCAGCACCCGAGAAATGAAACGGATGGACCGCTGCGGCCAGCTTGCCCTGATTGC
This window of the Pseudarthrobacter defluvii genome carries:
- a CDS encoding DUF3592 domain-containing protein, whose product is MKTILYIVWALFVAAAIFSLVYAARRTKRQSQQMAAWPKAQATVTGSATRWIGGTGGSSRNLRYYPTYQFTDPRGTLFMGKSEISTVEQPAPGSLIEVAYNPVNPNESLQVSSEPRTVMGCLIAFFAVFAVVSFWFIGVFPLG
- a CDS encoding peptide chain release factor 3, with translation MSQDVLTPARISEIHKEAGRRRTFAVISHPDAGKSTLTEALALHAKVIGTAGASSGKANRRETVSDWMQMEKDRGISISSAALQFSYRDTVINLLDTPGHADFSEDTYRVLAAVDCAVMLVDAAKGLETQTMKLFEVCKQRNLPIITVINKWDRPGLDALALMDEITERTGLQPMPLTWAVGISGDFRGVWDLRNDRFARFQRNNAGAQIAITDYFTPEEAAEDQGSNWSDAVDEAGLVIESNLEFDVDAFHAGQATPILFSSAALNFGVKELLDALVDFAPPASPRPDVDGNPRPVESPFSGFVFKVQAGMNKAHRDHVAFIRVCSGVFERGMVVTQTRTGKSFATKYAQQVFGREREVIDEAYPGDVVGLVNASSLRVGDSLFLEEAVEYPAIPLFAPEHFQVARSKDPSKFKQFRRGIEQLEHEGVIQLLRSDLRGDQAPVLAAVGPMQFEVVEDRMAHDFSAPMRLERLPYSLARITTADAMPALANVPGAEVLLRSDGEYLALFNDVWALRRIEKNHPDLTLVPIGTHNPAK
- the dhaL gene encoding dihydroxyacetone kinase subunit DhaL, coding for MVLDVNWAVKWLTLCAQAMAEHRVELIELDRAIGDSDHGENMDRGFQAVLAKLGESTPETPGAALKMTAMTLMSKVGGAAGPLYGTAFLRAATALGDSAEVDAAALAGALAAARDGIVARGKAESGDKTMVDAWTPAVDAARAAADGGSADVLGVLVAAAEAAEAGAVATDPMVARKGRASYLGERSAGHRDPGAVSSALILRAAVGAAA
- the dhaM gene encoding dihydroxyacetone kinase phosphoryl donor subunit DhaM, giving the protein MTVSIVVVSHSEKIADGAVELAAQMAPDVMILPAGGTDDGRIGTSLEKVLAALEKAGEQAGGEPGPDGTVVITDLGSAVMTAESALEFLENPAGVLLADAPLVEGLVAAAVAAQGGADVQAVRKAAEAARGPAHPAGSAASGAVEPVTSAPPDSTGDFELVNQAGMHARPAAKVAGGLASLDAEVTINGVDGASMTGLMTLGAGKGTVLHVEAWGPDAERAVEYVGGLVEAGFGEP
- a CDS encoding 2'-5' RNA ligase family protein, with translation MRSIELFFDGPTDSLIRADWARLQAAGLPSLAAHSSPSNSPHITLAAGTDLRADGDGPWQALPVNVTFSGAIVFPAGPGKYVLARAVLLTAPLLDLHRCLHQGLSGALPLTLPGAWTPHVTISRRIPGHQLGTAMDLLDLRLEGQGTGARLWDSSTRAISPLGGMV
- a CDS encoding A/G-specific adenine glycosylase; the protein is MLVSEIMLQQTPVVRVLPVWHEWLKRWPTPAGLAGEPAGEAVRSWGRLGYPRRALRLHAAATAIVQDHAGKVPDTYAELLTLPGVGSYTAAAVAAFAYGRRETVVDTNIRRVHARLITGTALPAPALTAAEMRLAAALLPDNDETSVRWNAAVMELGALVCTARAPKCADCPVRDSCAWLAAGEPPPSYVPKGQSWHGTDRQVRGAVLAVLRLADAPVPPDMFHREPADLGYAPEGIGVPLAALHRLNSAPEQLDRALAGLLADGLAEMHDGGFRLPA
- the disA gene encoding DNA integrity scanning diadenylate cyclase DisA → MARSPEESLRATLGRVAPGTPLRDGLERILRGRTGALIVLGSDRTIDSICSGGFDIGIEFSPTRLRELAKMDGAIICDKDAGNILRAAVQLVPDSSIETQESGTRHRTAERVAKQTGVPVISVSQSMQIIALYVNGLRHVLEGSENVLARANQALATLERYRARLDQVTSSLSALEIEAMVTVRDVAVTLQRQEMVRRISEEISQYVLELGEDGRLLSLQLDELTVGRGPGSDVIIRDYASPHASAEDIEKAVTELVNLGPTELIDLGKISAIVGFAGGEANLDAVVQPRGYRLLSGLKAVPKAVADRLVDHFGGLQFLMAATIDDLMTVDGIGDQRARTVREGLSRMAEASLLDRFL